A segment of the Syntrophorhabdaceae bacterium genome:
AAGTGAAAAAGAAACAGAACGATACAGCGCTCAGGCTTCATCCATCTGTCAAAGAATCTGTTCTCAGCAGCAATGACCCATTGGCTTCAGCAATAAAATTCTCTATATCAGGGAACGCCATAGATATAATGACAACCGGGACAGATCAACCGGTAGAAGGAATCATTCAAAAACTGCAGAGCTTTTCATTGGACGCCGTGGACACAGAACAATTCAGGGAAAGGCTGAGCAAGGCAAAAAAGATCATCTTCTTCGGCGATAACTGTGGTGAGATCGTCTTTGATAAGATCCTCATAGAGATTATTCAGGAACATTTCGGCAGTAATGTGACGTTTGTTACGCGGACACTCCCTGTACTGAATGACGCAACCCTGAAAGACGCCCTGTATGCGGGAATGGACGCTGTAACGCACACCATTGAGAACGGCATCCGGCAACCCCTGCCCGGTACGATCATTGAAAAGCTTCCGCAGGAATTAAAAACACTGATATACGGATCGGATCTGGTCATTTCAAAAGGAGGGGGGAACTACGACACATTGACAGAAGAAGCAGGCCTGAAAGGAAAGATATCCTTTCTGCTTCAGGCAAAATGCAGACCTTATGTCACCATTTACAAGGTACCTCTCGGCAGTCCGATCATCGCCAATATGTAATACCGGATTGCATTCAAAAATAGCACCCGCAGGCGGGTACCCGGGTGACGTACCCGCATATATTTCTTAGCCCATTCTTGGGCCGGGTACCCACGAAGTGGGTGCGAGAGTCTCTTCGGGTTTATGCCCGAAGAGGGGGCGACGTGAGCCCCACAGTACCAGTATAGTTTTCATAGCCCGTTCTCGGGCGAGAAGGGAAGTCTCTTCGGGTTTATGCCCGAAGAGGGGGCGACGTGAGCCCCACAGTACCAGTATAGTTTTCATAGCCCGTTCTCGGGCGAGAAGGGAAGTCTCTTCGGGTTTATGCCCGAAGAGGGGGCGACGTGAGCCCCAGTAAAGGAGGAAACCGTTCAGTTGAGACCTATCTTAGTCTTTGCAGCCCTCTCCTCCATATTCTGTTTTTCCATGTTTTACCGTGTCACAAACGCGGTGATCGCCCCTGATCTGATGCGGGATCTTCACCTCAATGCTGAAAGACTCGGCACACTCGGCAGCGCCTTTTTTTATTCTTTCGCCCTTTGCCAGATCCCCATGGGGGTACTTCTCGACAAGATAGGACCCCGGATCGTCATAACCTTTTTCTCTCTCGTAGGTGCATCAGGGGCCATTGTATTCGGTTCTGCGGATTCTTTTGCATCAGCATTTATGGGAAGAACCCTGCTGGGTATCGGTATGGCATCGGTTCTGATGGGGAGCCTGAAGGTCTTTGTCATACAGTTTCCGGCAGGAAGATTCGCCATACTTTCAGGGACTATCATCTCCATTGGAACACTGGGAAACGTCCTTGCCACATCACCCCTGGCATACCTCAACGCGACAATAGGCTGGAGACAGACATTGTTCTACGCAGGGGGCATAAACGTCGTCCTCGCGATCCTCCTTTTCTGGGTCCTGAAAGGTGACGGCAGGAACAGGCAACACGGCGACACGCCTTTGTCTGCTCAGGATAAAAAAACAGGCATCATGGAGTCGTTCCGGCTGGTCGTGAGCAATCTGTCGTTCTGGCAACTGGGCGCTGTAGCCTTCTTCCGATACGGTACATTCGTCGCGTTGCAGGGATTATGGCTTGGACCCTATTTCATGGACATAAAGGGTTTGACACAGATGAAAACCGGCAATCTCCTGATGATGCTCTCCATCGGGATGATCATCGGTTCCCCGATAGCAGGGTACCTGACCGACAGGGTTTTTTATTCCAGAAAAACCGTCATTCTCACGGGATTAGGCCTTTACGCACTCTGTCTTGTACCGCTTACAGGGATATTTGATATTAACAGTCCGCTCGTGTTCTCGGTCTTGCTGTTTTTCATGGGTATATTCAGCAGCTTCGGGATGCTGGCATACACACATATCAAGGATCTTTTTCCTCTTAACATGTCGGGAACAGCCATAGCAGGGGTAAACTTCTTTGTCATATCGGGCGGCGCGGTCTTAATGCAGGTAATCGGGGTTATAGTTGAGGCCTTTGTGCGTGCCGATCGTTCCTACCCTCCCCAGGGCTATCATACGGCATTCTTCATATGTCTCCTGGGTATGGTCTGCGGTCTTGTGTTCTACGCATTCTCAAAGGATTCCCGCAGACCTCATTAAACCCGGATAATTCATCAACACATTATCAGGAGGTCCTTGTAGCAAACCGTCATGAGGAGAACAGAAGATGCGAGGATGGGAAGATGAGAGGATGCGGTACTGGCCACTCGATACTTGATACTCGTCACTCAATAATCGATAATCGACGCTGATGGCTGTATGCTGATGGCTTTCTGCTTTTCACTTTTCACCTTTTATCGACTATTCACTTTTTGTTCTTCTCTTTTATTGCCATCAGCAGCCTTTCCGATGTGGCGGGGAGCTCGGTGATGCGCACGCCGACGGCATCATAGATCGCGTTCAGTATCGCAGGGATCGTGGGCATGATCGCCCCTTCCCCCACCTCTTTCGCGCCGAAGGGACCGTTCGGCTCGTCGCTCTCGACGATGATCGTCCTTACGTTCGGCATATCGAGGGAGGTCGGTATCCGGTACTCTCCCAGTGTGGGGTTCTCTATCTTCCCCTTGTTGTCGAACTTTACCTCCTCGAAGAAGGTCTCGCCCAGTCCCATCGAGAGGGAACCCTGCATCTGTCCCTCCACGTTGGTACGGTTGATGGCGAACCCGCAGTCATGGGCATCGGTCATGTTATCGACGGTGACCTTGCCGGTCTCCATATCGACGGTGACCTCAACGACCTGTGCCGAGCATCCGTAGGCAGGAGATGTCCCCACGGCAGCACCTTTATAGGTGCCTCCCAGTTCTCCCGGCTTATATGCTCCGCCTCCCACGACAACCCCTTTC
Coding sequences within it:
- a CDS encoding MFS transporter, with translation MRPILVFAALSSIFCFSMFYRVTNAVIAPDLMRDLHLNAERLGTLGSAFFYSFALCQIPMGVLLDKIGPRIVITFFSLVGASGAIVFGSADSFASAFMGRTLLGIGMASVLMGSLKVFVIQFPAGRFAILSGTIISIGTLGNVLATSPLAYLNATIGWRQTLFYAGGINVVLAILLFWVLKGDGRNRQHGDTPLSAQDKKTGIMESFRLVVSNLSFWQLGAVAFFRYGTFVALQGLWLGPYFMDIKGLTQMKTGNLLMMLSIGMIIGSPIAGYLTDRVFYSRKTVILTGLGLYALCLVPLTGIFDINSPLVFSVLLFFMGIFSSFGMLAYTHIKDLFPLNMSGTAIAGVNFFVISGGAVLMQVIGVIVEAFVRADRSYPPQGYHTAFFICLLGMVCGLVFYAFSKDSRRPH
- a CDS encoding ARMT1-like domain-containing protein; the protein is MYIWPDCFPCITKMFMEVARISLNNEHAIQTFTDAIEQQRPKTPHDFKITSPEIIRNLWVMFQEISGIEDPLKEVKKKQNDTALRLHPSVKESVLSSNDPLASAIKFSISGNAIDIMTTGTDQPVEGIIQKLQSFSLDAVDTEQFRERLSKAKKIIFFGDNCGEIVFDKILIEIIQEHFGSNVTFVTRTLPVLNDATLKDALYAGMDAVTHTIENGIRQPLPGTIIEKLPQELKTLIYGSDLVISKGGGNYDTLTEEAGLKGKISFLLQAKCRPYVTIYKVPLGSPIIANM